One Hippopotamus amphibius kiboko isolate mHipAmp2 chromosome 12, mHipAmp2.hap2, whole genome shotgun sequence genomic window, cacctcatGGGCCTTCCCCGCTGTACCACCTTCTCCCTGGGCTCCACTCTCCCTTACTCCATCTAGATCCAGCGGGGGACAGGCTGGGAGCATGGCGTCTCCCCTGCAGCAAGCCAGCTGTCTACCGGACTCTgagcctccccccccacccacagAAGTGAGACCTCCCACAGACACACCGACAGCACATAACTGACCCACATAACAAcatcaaacacacatacatacacacacatctcccAGAACAGCACGAGTCCTCTGCCCAAGATATAATGAAGGCCCACCCCCTCCACACCCAGCCCCTAACACTAAAGGGCCTGAGGCCTACGCAGACATGGGAGACTGAACACAGCGAGGGTgctggcctggggggaggggtccAGCAAACCTCACCCAGAGCAGTCTCAAGTGGTCTCCATGCCTGGGCAGTGCCTGAGGTCAACTCAGAGGTCTCAGCACTTTCTCAGTGGACAGAGAAACAGCCCGTGGGCAGGAAGGGAGTGGATCAGAAAGTTCTAGAGGACTGCAGGAGTGAGTAGGGAGGCTGTGCTGACAGGGACGTGTGCGAGGCTGGGGCAAAGGTGCAGAGGTCAGAGGCACCGGCCCTAAGGCGGGCTGCGCCGAGTCCACAGAGGCCGGAGCGAGGAGCCCACGCTGGGGCCAGGTCAGGCCCGACGTCGTGGCACCAAAGGGATGTCGTCTTCCCTCGGCAGGGCTCGAGGATGCAGCCAGAGCCGGCGAAGGGCACCGGGCGCAGGGGCCCGCCGGAGCGAGTGGGCAAGGGCGCTCAGAGCGCAGGAGCCCGCGTGGGGCGCGCCAAGGCGGAGCCCCCCACGCCGGGCAGGACCCTCACGCCGGAGGGGCTGGCGGCCATGCGGCCCGCGCAGCGCCATAGCCACCTGCTCTTCGGCGACCTGCTGGAGGACGTGGGCGCGGCCGCTTCCATCTTCCCGTGCGAGTCAGCGGAGCTGGGGTGCCCCGTGCCTGACCCGCGCGCGTGGACGCTGCCGCTCGAGCAGCCCGCGCAGCGCCAGGACCGGCTCCTCGGCGTCCTCAAGGCCGCCGAGGCCCGCGGCCGAGTCCGCGCCCTGCGGCTGCGCTACGCCCGCATGCGGGTGAGGCAGGGCCggggccagggccggggcgaGGCCTGGGCGGGGGGACCACCCGGCCGGGGGCTCCGCGGACGAGGCGCGGCCGCCGGTCGCTAAGGCTCCGCAACACCCCCGCGCCCGGCCCTGGGACCCGCAGGCGGAGGAGATCTCGCTCCTCATCCTGAGGCAGAAGTCCGCCCGCGCCGCCATCCGGCTGGAGCTGTTCCTGCCCCCGCAGCTGAAACCCACACGGATCCCGGACCCCCTGGACCGTCAAGAGGTGCCCCGAGCCCCGGAAGGGATGGGGGGGCGGCGCCCGCCTCCCCCAACACCCGGCTCCAGCACCTCTTCCCCCGCAGCGGAGGCGCGTGGAGACCATCCTGGAGGAGAAAGTCGACGGCAGCATCTTCCCGCGTTGACTGCGACCCCACCGTGCACCACCGCGCCCCACCCTCCTACATAAAGTTCTCACTTTCGAGGCGCCCCCTGGTCTCTACGCTTGCCTTCTCTAGGTCGCGGGACGAAGCAGGAAGGATGGATGCTGCGTCTCCCACATCCAGTGTCACAGACATCAGGGTACACAGAGTTCTGCTCCTCCAACAAAGTGGAAAGGTGCACGTTGGCAGACATCCGATTAACAGGGGGCAGGGATACCCCCAATCCCCCAAATGCCTGCTGCCCCCACCAGGCAGTCGGGGCCCTGTGAGTCCGTGGGGCCCCCCAGTCTGGGTATGACAGGAGGAAGAGCCTGGCTCAGCAACAGCCACACCCCCAGAAGTAAGGGCAGCCTCAGGGGAAAGCGGCACCCAAGTAGGACGCCAGACTGCACGTCATTCCATCAGAGGGTCAGCCAGGAAGATGACATTCTGGGCAGGACAGTGACGACACAAGCCAAAGCTAGTCTTTGGACAGTGGGCCACTCGGGGAGGTCCTCCAGAGGGCGGGGCGACTGGGGAAGGGGAGACCCCTACAGGCAGGCCCCTGCTGCCCAGACAGAAAATCACCCTCAGGTTCTCCTTTCCATCCTGATAGTCCTCCTCTGCCCCTTTGATCCCCCTTACTggaccacccccccacacacacaccacatacacacacacggagGACAGGAAGGACGTCACCCCTGTTCCATCCTGAGAAACCCATGGTCCGCAGACCGTCTGGACTCCGAAGAACCTCCCAAGCTTCCGGGCAGAGCTCCCCTTTGAGAACTTACTCTTCTCCCCAAACCAGGCTCTTTGCAGATCCTGGGATTTCTCTTAGCCggctctcccttttcctccctccctccccagacaAGGCCCTCCCCTGCCAGGAGGCTCCCACAGAGGATCCAGCCTGCAGCAGAAAACTGGTCCTGGAGGGCTGTGTCCTCCACTGGCAGAGGTCAGAGCCGGGGTCCAGCAAGGACTCCTGCCCAGTGGCATCCGGTGCCCTCCCTGACCCAGCTCAGAATGGGGACCTGAACCCTCTGTGTCCTCGGCAGGTCCTTCCCCCGCACAGGACCCTTCGCCTGTTCTGGGCTATTGCACCCTTGGTGTTGATCCAAGCCCAGAACTGTGTGTGAAGCTGGAGTCTGCAAGAAGCTGGGAGtctatggggggtgggggggtgagtggAGTTCAGGCATGGAGGGGAAACAAGGAACATGGGAAGAGAAGGTGACTTGGGCGggggacagagagacagggaaAGTGAGGCCATCTCTTCGTCCAGGAGTGGCGGCCACTTACACGCTGACACGCACAGGATGACCGCTGGCCTGGCTCCCCTGGTTAagctgcctgtgagctgaacccCGGCACTCCATCTCTTGAGGATGTGCTGAGCACTAGGATGATTTCGTCTGTTTAGTAAAAGcacattttatttcatcactCCTCTGAGCGTccacttctttatctttaaaaaggagGTACTGGGCTTTGGTTaagtggtacagtggttgagaatccgcctgccaatgcaggagacacgagtttgatccctgggccgggaagatcccacatggcgcggagcaacgaagcccgtgcgccacaatgactgagcctgcgctctagagcccgcgagccacaaccaagagtggcccccgctcgccgcaactggagaaagcccgtgcgcagcaacgaagacccaacgcagccaataaataaataatcttaaaaataattcattcattaaaataaaataaaaaggaggtcTTCATGGTCTCACTCGGTGCCACGGCCCCCACGCTGAGCCAAGCGCTCCACAGAGAGGGGTCACCCCGCATCAAGCAGGCAGGCAAGGACAGGGGATGAGAGAGGTACGCACAGCCCTGAGGAGGCCAGCAAGAGGGTGGCCGCACAGGCAGCTCTGCACCAGGTGTGGGGCTGACACGTGGGGCACCCTTTGACTCCCACATCAGGGAGGGGTCCTCGGCCTGCAAAGAAGACCCAGGAAAGTAGCCAAGAACACTTCTGCAGGGCCCGGAGGAGGCTTCTGCTGTGGGAAAGCAAAGCATGTAGGCCACAGCCCAATGTATTGGGGGCTGTgaggggccggggggggggggtctctgggGCTGGAAGCTCATGCTCTAGACAGAGggtcctgagttcaaatcccacccCCAGAATTACCTGCTGCACAGCCTGGAATGAGCCCTGCCCAGCCCACTGGCTTCCTCCCGTGGAGTATGGGATACACTCCCCAGAGGAAGTGCAGAAGACCTAGAAGGGCTGAGGCAAGGGGCATGGAGAGGCCCAAGTGGCCAGGGGACATGGGGGAGTGGCCAGAGGAAGTACAGTGTGTGGAGGGCTGGCAGGAGAAGGAGAGGTTGAGAGAGGGGTAGAGAGTGGCCCAAGTGGGAGAGAAATGTGCTCACCCCCACCCACATCCAGCCATGCCACACACGTCTCAGGAGGTGGGTGGAGAGGCCACATCAAGCACCGTGGCATCAGCATGGCTATGTGACCTTGACTAAGCACTGGCACGTCTTTGAAGGACCCACCTCCCAGCACTGTTATCTAGGCTAAATAAGAAGGAGCCACCTCCTGTCTGGGCAGGCTTCCAGTCTGCCCTGTCCCCGCCAGCCTGTCACACAGCATCAAGAGGCACCCCCAGCCTGCAGGGCCCCTCTCTCCTCACTGACCTTGGCCCGCACTCTTCAGCTCAGCTCCTGCCCTGCCGCTCTGCTGGCTCCAGCTCTGTCCTTTGCTGAGCAAGAGGCAGCACTGAAACACCCCCGTCCTCGCTCTGTGGTTCTCCTTAGCCCTGCTCACCTCTCACCCAGTCTGCAAGTCCACTTCTTGTCTGCTCCGGGGCTGGTCCTTCCTGCTTACTGCCAGGTCCCACTGAGTGGCACACGGGGGACACCCAGACATTTGCTGGATGAATGAAGGGCGCATGTTAGATCTCCACTTCCCCTAATACCCCCAAGAGCGCTGAAACCCATGAGCACGTACAACTTGTGCAACTGGAAGGCATTTTGTGAGCAGGCCCCCGGGCACCAGGGGACAGGAGCTGCACACACTCCGAGgccagaaactctgcagaccactTCCAGGGCAGGGTCAGGGCCACCCAGACACGGGCCCAAAGCATGCTGGGATAAGGAATTTAACTCACAGCTGTACCGGGTCATAAAATATGGAGAGTTGGTCAAAGAGAGGGGACGGGCATTCGTGGCAAAGGGGAGGCTGTGGCTTTCAACTCAGAGTATCTTGGGTCAATGGGAGGGGCTGAAAGGGACTCAGCCAGGCTCCACGTACAGGAACATTTGGCGACGCCAGATACAAGAACCAGTACCCCTGGCATCACCGGCACGGCCGCCCAGGAACCCCCTTCCTTGGGAAGGCCCCTACAGCACGGTGACAGCGTGCCCTTAACcctatttcacaggtgaggacacCCAGTGCCAGAGAGGCTAGGGCCGGGCTGGGAGTGACCACGAGGGACAGTCCCTTCCAGCGGCCTCTCCCTCCAGCGGGCCGAGTAGCCCATGGgcaccatccccccacccccaccccgtcccgTGATGGCAACGCTGCGCCGGCCCCGCCGAGCAGAGCTGGGGGCACGGTCACACCCCCAGCTGCCGCAGTACCAGCTCAGCcgccctgggggggggggcagaggccCCATCGTCTGCACCTCCTTTCCACCGGCCACCCCAGTCGACGGTGGGGACCGAGGCGCCGCGCCGCAGCGCGCGGGtcggtggggagggggcgggtagGGCGCGGAGCCGGCCgagcgcggggcggggcgcgccgggcggggcgggccgggccgggcacCTCCCCGCGCGAGGAAGTCCCGGCCCCGCGCTTTGGGGAAGTGCGGCCGAGGCGCCTGCGCACTGCAGCCTGCGCCCGCTCCCCGACGATCTGGCCGGACCTCGGAGCGCGCGGGCCGGCGGCTGCGGCGCGAGTGGCTCGGGAGCGCGGCCGGTGAGTGCGCGCGCGGCGCCGAGGACCGCGGCCCTGCCCCTCCGGCCGGGGGCCCGGGAGCAGCGCGGGGCGGGAGCCTCGGAAACTGGCGCCGGGATCCGCGCCCCAAGGACTCCCGCCGCGGGGTCCACGTGGACCCTGGGCCGCGCCGGGACTGGAGCCTGTCCCTGCGCGTGGGGGAGGGGGCGTTGCAACCGGGTTCCCCTTTTCTGCAGCTCAAAGCCTGGGGAAGTGATTGCTTAAAGGGGGGGGCCGGAAGAACCCAGGTTTCCGCGTctcctgtccccccccccccgcctgtggggaggggctgaggcgGGACACCAggtccgcccccgcccccaccccctttggAGCTGGCAGCCACTCACCCCCGCAGTCGCAGGGGAGGCGCTGCGCCCCCGGCCCGAGCCGATCGGGGGGCTCCTGGCGCCAGCCTCGCTCCAGAACGCGCAGGAGGACCTCCTGCCGTCTGACTTGAGTCCTGCTGCTGCAGTGCACGCCCCTTCGGcagccagggtggggcccagagcgAACCTggcccctcccgcccctccctcGCCTTTGGGACGCTGGTGAGTGGGGCGCATGGCGAGCTCCTTGAGGTTGGGGCGGGGGCGTCAGAGGCTAGAGGAAGGAGCAGACTTCTCCAGGCCAGACCCTAccagcagagagagggagaaagagagaagtgggTTGCCCCCACCATTGCAAAGGTGGGCTGGGGCGAGGGTCGCCAGGGCTAGGAAGACCTGGCCTGCGTTGGAGGAGCCAGGCTGGGACTTCCctacggggggcgggggggtggggtgcagcagACAGGAAAGGTCCTGGGGAGGATGAGAAGAGGAGAATGGAGCCCCTCTGTCAACTCCCCTCCCAAAGGTTATGGCATTTTTTTCCTGGGATTGtcacattttcttattctttttttggaCTGGGCGGGCTCGGGGacgttctttttccttctgtggaGCAGAGCAGCAGCCGCTCCCGAGGGAGTCTCTGTCCCCAGAGGCCAAACTTGCTGCCTGTCCAGCTTCTCCCATCCCAGACTTAGGGGTCAAAGCCTGGAGGGgccggggaaggggagggagccCCCTCCTGCATGCCCAGATGAGGGACAGGAACCCTGGTTCAGACCCTGTACCCCCACCAGGAAAGAGAGCAGGTGTCCCAGGGGCACAGGTGGCCCCAGCCAGCCTGAGGAGGATGCAGGGAGCCAGGTCCAGGGGTGGGTGACCAGGTCCAGGGCCTACAGCCAGGACAGAAGGGACGGCCTCTCCCCCATCCTCGCCCCAAACTTGGCCCCCAGCGCCTGGGCCCTGCACTCTCAGGCAGGTTCCCTCCTCCAGTTCAGAGCTGAGCTGGAGAAGGTAGTCTAAAGGGGTATAGTCTTAAGGGTGCTGGGGGGTGGGTATTGGGGCCCTGCCCCCACTCACAGTGGGTGGGGGTGCAGAGGAGGAAGAGCGGCTCTGCCTGGGGAAGTCACAGCCCGTCTGGGGTACAGCTACCAGACCTCAGATGTTGCCACACCCCTTCCTTTCCCTAGAAACTTGACCCCTGAGGGGAGGCATGCTGTGGGGCTGCCGCTTCCCCATCTGTTCGCTGGAAGCCTGTGGGACCCAGTTGGAGGGTCTCCCTCACAGTGATCTCAGGGGAAGCCAGGCGGGCGGTGAGCCGCCAAGGTCCCACAGGACCCTACACCTGGGCCCCAGATTTGAGTCAGGGCAGTGGCCTCTGCACGCCCACGCCGTGGAGGCCGGGGTGCCCCAAGTGTGTATATCTCGGGCTGTCACCTCTGAGCACAGCACCTGGTCaggggctgggatgcaggagctGCCTAGCCTGGTGACTGCCCCGGGGCCTGTCCCAGAGCGTCCACTCTCCTCTGCTGCCATCGGACACCCCAAGAGGCCAAGACGGCGGACCAAAAAGACGTTAAAAGGCGAAGAGctgagggatgggagggaggatgagaaaataaagtgaaacCGAGTCGGGAGCATCTCGCGGCGGGGTTTCGGAAAGGTCCGCGCAGCAGACGTGCCAGAGGGCGCCCCGacccggggcgggcggggggtggggctgggttcACCTGGGCCGCGGTGGGGAGGCTGGTGGGGAGGCGTTGGCAACTGCCTCCCGGACCCTGACCGGCCGCCCCGCGCCCGGATGGGACGGCGGCGCGCCCGCAGCGCGGAGGGTACGGCCCGGAGCAGggcgcgccccctcccccgccgccgcccgcttCCCCGCCCTGCGCTGCGGCGAGGCCTGGGGCCGCGGCGGTTTCCGCagcctggcgggggcggggggccggggcaCCCTGGGCGCGGGAAGGTGCCAGCCGCGCCCGCCCAGGGGTCGGGGGCCGGGCCCGCGTCCGGGCCGGGAAGGCGGCGGTCCCTGGAGGCGCTCGGCCCTCCTCCCCCGAGGCTGCTGCGCTTCCCGCACCCGCAGCACGTCCCGCCCCAGCCCCAAGTCCTCCTCAAGTCCTCGCGGCGGGCCCGGTGTGCTACCCGCGCTGAGTCTCCGGGAGCAGCCGGGGACCCCCCACCCGGCAGATCTGGACTCCTGGTGGGGAgcagccctcccccccccccagcaccccACGGAAAACCGC contains:
- the LKAAEAR1 gene encoding protein LKAAEAR1 is translated as MQPEPAKGTGRRGPPERVGKGAQSAGARVGRAKAEPPTPGRTLTPEGLAAMRPAQRHSHLLFGDLLEDVGAAASIFPCESAELGCPVPDPRAWTLPLEQPAQRQDRLLGVLKAAEARGRVRALRLRYARMRAEEISLLILRQKSARAAIRLELFLPPQLKPTRIPDPLDRQERRRVETILEEKVDGSIFPR